ACTCGTGGGAGTACGGGCCCTCGCACGTCACCACGTGCGACCGCACCACGTGGGGCGCGGGCAACGAGATCGTGTCGGTCTCCGAGGGCGGCGAGGTCAGCGCCGTCGGGCCCCTCAGCTGCGGGCGGTGAGCGACGCGGCGTACGCCGTGCGCTCGGCGTCGGCGACCTGCCCGTAGAGTACGGCGAGCGCGGCCGGGTCGGCCGCCATGATCTCGTCGAACCGGGCGTACGCCGCCTTCGCGCCCTGGTGCACCTCGCGCCCGTACTGGTCGCGCCGCTTGGCCGCGTAGAGGAACAGCTTGTAGCGCAGGTACCGCCGCAGCCGGCGCCGCGCGAGCGACCGCTCGGGCATCACCTTCGCGCAGATGTACAGGTAGTTCAGGACGTGGAAGAACCCGTAGTCGAACCCGGCCGCCCGTGCTCCGGGGGCGACGCAGTGGAACACCAGCGACCGCGGCGCCGCGGCGACGAGGGATCCCGAGGCCAGGACGCGCAGGCCGATGTCGATGTCCTCGTGGGTGGCGTACCCGACGCGCGAGCCCAGCGTGGGATCGAAGCGCAGCTCACGCAGCACCTCGGTGCGGAACGTCATCCGGTAGCCGCCGATGGTGGGAACGAGCGGGTGGTCGAGCCCGTCCTGCACGGCGCCGGACCGCAGCGCCTTCGTGCGCTCGGCGCCGAAGAGCACGAACGGGGCGGGCACCAGCAGCCGCTCGACGCGGTTCCTGATCGCCATCACGACGGGCACGTTCGTCAGCCGCCGGGTGGGCGCGATCGGCACGTCGACGCCCGGCGGGGCCGCGGCCACCGGCGTGGCCGAGATCGCGCCGTAGCGGCGGTTGCGGTCGGCCTCGTAGACCGCCATGAGGTGCTCGGCGGTGTCGGGGAACCACAGCGAGTCGTCGTCGGGGTACATCGTGACCGGCTCGGTCACCAGGTCGAGGCCCTGGTTGCGCTGGGCCGGCAGGTTCGCCTGGTCGCCGTACCGCACGATCAGGGGGATGTCGGTCTCCTGCGCCACCGCCTCGCAGTAGGCGCGCACCGCCTCGTGGTCGTCGCTGCGGTCGACCACCACGATCCGGGCGGCGGGCCGGGTCTGCGCCACGAACAGCGGCAGCGAGACGCGCAGCATGTCGAGCCGGTTCCGGGTGGCCACCACGATGGCGTAGTCGAGCATCGCGCCGAGCCTACCCGCGGCCGGCCGTGCGCCGGACGCATTCGGCAGGACCCGCGGTCCCGCCGAAGCGGGCCTCGGTCCAGGCGAACAGGTCGGGGAACAGGGGCGAGTCCTCCAGCACGAGGCCGAGGTGGTCACGGCCCTCGACCGTGACGTACTCCAGGACCTGGCCGCGCGAGCACGCCCGCGTGGCGAACTCGGCCTGCCGCTCGGGCAGGACCACGGTGTCGGCCGAGCCCTGCGCCATCAGCAGCGGCGCCTCGACCGGCAGCTCCGGCTCGTTCTCGGCCAGCCGCTTGCCCATCGCGCCACTGGCGAAGTACCGGTCGAACAGCGCGCCGTCCTGGAAGGACATCACCTCCGTCGCCAGCTCGGAGTAGGCCTGCGGGTCCGGCAGGCACTCGGCGGCCACCTCGCGGCCGAAGGACTCACCGTCCTCGGTCGCGTAGTCGCTCCACCGCACGTCGTCGTAGGCCGCGTCGTACGAGGCCATCGTGTAGGCGGCGAAGAGCCGGTCCTGCGCCGGGAGCCGGTCGAACGTCTCGCGCAGGAAGGTGGCCGGCGCGAGGGCGGCGACGCCGGCCAGCTCGGCGTCGGGGGCGTAGGTCGGCTGGAGCCCACCGGC
This genomic interval from Aeromicrobium choanae contains the following:
- a CDS encoding glycosyltransferase family 2 protein; this translates as MLDYAIVVATRNRLDMLRVSLPLFVAQTRPAARIVVVDRSDDHEAVRAYCEAVAQETDIPLIVRYGDQANLPAQRNQGLDLVTEPVTMYPDDDSLWFPDTAEHLMAVYEADRNRRYGAISATPVAAAPPGVDVPIAPTRRLTNVPVVMAIRNRVERLLVPAPFVLFGAERTKALRSGAVQDGLDHPLVPTIGGYRMTFRTEVLRELRFDPTLGSRVGYATHEDIDIGLRVLASGSLVAAAPRSLVFHCVAPGARAAGFDYGFFHVLNYLYICAKVMPERSLARRRLRRYLRYKLFLYAAKRRDQYGREVHQGAKAAYARFDEIMAADPAALAVLYGQVADAERTAYAASLTARS
- a CDS encoding lipase family protein; this translates as MSSLRSRLSRPVVLVAIALSVVLVAVAVVAVLATRGDPGDGQRSTAPLPQESGVLLEETPVEGAPEGSRVWRILYTTTDREGATIEATAAVYAPADTSLTDLPVVAWGHGTSGFARACSPSLQADPMAAGSMYVAEEVLDRGWVLVSPDFPGVGDDGEQPYLIGEGAGRALLDAARAVRGLDDLDTSPKTVVWGFSQGGHAALWAGGLQPTYAPDAELAGVAALAPATFLRETFDRLPAQDRLFAAYTMASYDAAYDDVRWSDYATEDGESFGREVAAECLPDPQAYSELATEVMSFQDGALFDRYFASGAMGKRLAENEPELPVEAPLLMAQGSADTVVLPERQAEFATRACSRGQVLEYVTVEGRDHLGLVLEDSPLFPDLFAWTEARFGGTAGPAECVRRTAGRG